The Zea mays cultivar B73 chromosome 7, Zm-B73-REFERENCE-NAM-5.0, whole genome shotgun sequence DNA segment CGGCGGGCGCACGGGGCCGGCGGCCGGAGCACGGGGTGGCGGCCGGAGCAcgaggcggcggcggccggagcaCGGGGCGGAGCATGGGGCGCCGGCCGGAGCACGGGCCGGAgcacggggcggcggcggccggagcaCGGGGCGACGGGACGACCGGCGGCGGGCGAGGCGACGGGACGACCGGCGGCGGGTTGTGGGCGGCGGCGACGCACGGGCAGAGAAACGGACGGCGCGCGGGTGAAAATGAAACGGCGCGCGGGGCGGATCCGCGTTAAAACGCCTTATCTCCAACGGCTGTGtacgaggccgtcggagataaccttatctccgacggctgtgtacgaggccgtcggagataagcacTATTTCCGAGCGCCCGTTGTGGCCATCGGACAtaaccttatctccgacggcctcgtacacagccgtcggagataaggcggCCGTCGGATGTTTGTTAGTTTACTGTAGTGAGTTGTTTAGATACTAGTGCTAAACTATAGTATATTACCTCTAATTAATGTCCCGGTGAGGAGAGAAGGGACATTCAATGGGCTAGTGGGGGAGAAAGAAAGAAGAGAGAATGAGGTTGGAGGACCACTTTTACCATATTTTAGTATCTTTGGTGGAGCTAAAGTGCTAGTAATGGATAATAAACTTTAGCATAGCACGTTTAGGCTCCATTTGGTTtgggtgactaaagtttagttacttTTAATCCCTAAAAAAGCAAACATGGTGACTAAATTAGAGTtactaaactttagttctttagtcaCTAAGGGGTGACTAAAAGGAACTAAAGTAAGATTTTTATCTTATTTGTCCTCTCCACTTTCTTCTTGCAGCAAATATCCACTAACTAATAGGGATAATATAGTCATTATTCACATCAATTAATGTCTTTAGTACAGTTTAGTCATTGAAACCAAACGGTGTACTTTAGCGACTAAACTTTTGTAGTCTACTGGCTAAAGTAACCAAATAAGGCGTAGCCTAGAAGCTAAACTTTTGCAAAAAAAAGTGCTAAATTGGGAAACAAAGGGACCTAAGTCTATCTGCACTACAGGAAAACGCCCAGTTTCCGACGGCCTAAACCATCGGAAATAAGTCCTGAACCGTCGAAAGTAGTTACTTCCGACGGCTTAAGGCGGGTCCCGTCGGAAGTAACGTCGTAGGGGATACCCAGTCGGAAGTACCCGCGTTTCCGACGGGGCCGTCGGAAGTAAGTTTATTTCCGACGGCCAGGGTGGGACCGTCGGAAATAAAGTGAGGTGGGCCCCGCAGACGGCCGGTCGCCGGCGCCTGACGCCGTCACagcttatttccgacggccccGTCGGAAATAAGAGGCCGTCAGAAGTAATTAAAAAACAGAGAATCAGAATTTTCCTGCTTTTTGTTTTACAAACAATCACACAAATTCAATCTGCACACAATATCCAGTTTTCAATAATTCATCCAGAATCACATACAATACCACAAATATCCATAATTCATCGTTTCACATGAAACACACAATTAAATTCACAAAATGTTCACCCGTCCACAAATTAAAGCACAAGTTCACAAGTTCACAtgttcacaagttcacaataacacaagttcccaataccacaagttcacaagtcCATAGTACGAGAAAAACACAAGCAGACAGACTACTCAAATGGAGGAGGTTGATCAAATGGATGTGGTTGATTTGATCCGCTAGCTCCTCCACTGTTTAGAAGACCGTCCACAAAAGAAGCGACCGCATCTTCAGAGTCCTCATTTCCCGGAGTTAGCAAGTTTCCTGGAGGGACCTACAACATTCAAAAAAATGTGTTAGTAGTTAAATTCTTGTTATGCAACGTCAAAAGAAAAAGTCAAGTAATATAACCTGAGGTGCAGGTGTGGGCCAACTAAATTGTGGAGTCGGTACAAACTGCGGGATAGGTGGAGGAGGTGGCATAGTCATCGCTGAAAAATCTGGACGTTGCCCTAGTGCTATTTGCTGAAAGAAATTGAAAGCTATGTTACGAGGATATATTAGAAAATATGTGCTCCAATTATAGTAGAGGCTCACGAGGATCTAATTACCTGCATCATCTCCTGCTGTCGTGCAAATTGAGCAGCCCAGTACTCTTGTTGTTGCTTGTTATACTCCTCCTGCCGCCTCAAAGCTTCCTGCACCCGGATCAGCTCGGCGTTTCCTTGGGTACTAGAGCGAGGACCACGACTAGACGACCTCGATGGAC contains these protein-coding regions:
- the LOC118472971 gene encoding cyclin-dependent kinase 12, encoding MMQQIALGQRPDFSAMTMPPPPPIPQFVPTPQFSWPTPAPQVPPGNLLTPGNEDSEDAVASFVDGLLNSGGASGSNQPHPFDQPPPFE